DNA from Bacteroidota bacterium:
ATTTAGAGTACGACCCACAGCTTTGTGTCGTAGCAGAGTGGCGCGACCCGGAAACTCTTTTTAAAGATCACATTGACAACGCGGCTACAGAGGCAATGCTCGAGATGGCAGAAAGAGGTTTCGTACTGGATTATAAGTGGTACATGCTTCCTGCTGCGAGAATATTAAAAGCCTATTGCTGGACATTAAACCTTTTCCACAAAGAAGGTCAAATACCGGAAGGCATGTCCGCCGCATCGGCGTTGAAACACGAATTCTATGCTGCCTTGCATGCTAAAGTAGTTGACGACGTTCAAAGGCAAGTAAATATATATCACCGTTATCGCCGTATTAATCCTCCGTCCTGGGAATTATTACGTATGGCACGCACATCATTGCAAACACAAATTAGTTATTAATAATTCATGTTACGAAAAATAGTTTTCAGGGTAAAAATTCGAAAATCTAAATCCGAATTTCGAAACAAACCCGAATTTCTAAAATCTAAAACCGTTTCTAAAGCACCGATTTTCATAATTTTGAGCATTCGAATTTTGGATTTGTTTAGTACTTCAATATTCGTGCTTAGGATTTTTCGCAACAAATCATGACTGTGCGTACCATCAGTTAGTAAGTTGTAGAATTACAATTATTTTCTTTTATTACCAAGGAAGGTATCATACTTATTTTGATAGAAAATGAAAGCCAACATAAACGGAACAAATATTAGTTACACAATATCCGGAAATAGCGACGGATTACCGGTTGTATTCATTCATGGTTTTCCTTTCAACAGTTCTATGTGGACTCCTCAGATAAAATCAATTTCCGTAAAATACCGTGCGATTACTTTCGATGTAAGAGGTCACGGCGAAAGTGATTACGACGACGGGCAATTCTTGATTGAATTTTTTGTTGATGATTTAATCGGACTGCTCGATTATTTAAAAATTGAGAAAACTGTTTTAGTAGGACTTTCGATGGGCGGCTATATCGCACTTCGAGCAATTGAACGAAATCCGGAGAGGGTTGCCGCATTGGTTTTGTGCGATACAAAATCTGCCGCTGACACGAACGAGGTAAAAATTCGAAGAGCGCGGCAGATACAAATTGTGAAGAGTGTGGGCATTGCCCGTTTTGCAGAGGATTTTTTAAAATCTATTTTTTCGGAAGAAACTTTTATCCGACTTCTGAACATCGTTGATATGATTAGGAACATTGTTTTGAAAACTTCGCCACTCTCTGTTGCTTCGACGTTAATTGCACTTGCGGCTCGAACCGATACTACTCAAGCTTTACCGGATATAAAAGTTCCAACATTAATAATGGTAGGCGAGAAAGATACACTCACAACACCCGCCGATGCTTTGGAGATGAAAAATCGGATACCGAATTCGGAGATGCACATAATTCCCAATGCCGCACACATGAGCAATTTAGAGAACACAGCTGCATTCAATAAGCACCTTTTTAATTTTTTGCAGAAGATTTTTAAATAAATTTAAAGGAAAAGGAAAATGCAAATTGACCATTTTGTTTTAACCGTAAACGACATCGAAGAAACTATTAAGTTCTACAAAAGCGTAGTCGGCGCGGATGTCCTCGATTACGAAGCTTGGAAATCCGGGGGGGCAAAATACCCGGCGCTTCTTTTCACGCTCCAAAAAATTATTCTTCATACACCAGCCACAAAAGCCGATATTAACGCTGCAAACCCTCAAACCGGCAGCGCTGATTTTTGTTTCCACTGGGACGGAAATATTTCCGCCGCAGTCGAACATCTGGCGCAACATGGAGTATCCGTCGAGCTTGGACCTGTCGAGAGAATCGGAACTCACGGAAAAGGTAAGAGCGTTTTCTTCAGAGACCCGGAAGGGAATTTACTTGAGTTTATAAGTTATTTGCCATAAGTTTGAAATATCAAAATAGTTTTTTATCTTGTAATCGAAACTAACAATCCCAAAAATAAAAAGGAGAAACACAAAATGAAACATCATTTAATTTTCCTTACACTTATTTTTATTTTGTTTAACTATACATTTAGTCAAACAAAATGTTACCCTTGGAAAGAATTAGACAAATCCGGGTTTACATTCACTGAAATAGAGTCCGTTTATACAGAGGCGGTCAATGCAGATACGACAATGCTTACAGCTTTTCAGGGTAGAGAGGACGAATTGCATAAGGCTTGGATGAGACTATTGCAGGATATATCTGCTTTTCTAAGCAAGAATAATTTTAAATGGGGAACAGCAACAAACTGTTGGAATCGATTCTACTTCGACAAAGATGGAACAATTGATCACTATTTTTATAAGATTGATGATTTTGATAAAACAGAAGAATTTGAAAAACTAATGAATGAGTTTATTAAAAATTATAAATTTCCACTAACGGCAGAAATGAAATTTAAACAATGCGGTTATGCGAGATTTCAAGATAAAAAGGAGAATAATGAGTAACCAAATTAATAACTTTCAGCGGCTTCGTCGGACGAGAATGAATCCAGTTATCCGCTCGATGGTGCGCGAAACCGAGCTTTCTAAAAACGATTTTATATATCCACTGTTTGCAGTTCCGGGGAATAAATTTAAGAAAGAAGTATCATCGATGCCCGGTGTCTATCAATTGTCAGTTGATGAAATCGTGCGCGAGTGCGTTGAAGTAAAAACGCTCGGAATACCTGCGGTCATTCTTTTCGGCATCCCCGAGAAGAAAGATGAAATCGGCAGCGGCGCCTACGACCCGAACGGAATAATCCAGCAGGCAGTTCGTGCAATAAAAAAGGAAGTCCCTGAGCTTTATGTTATTACCGATGTATGTCTATGTGAATACACCTCGCACGGACACTGCGGAATAGTTAAGGGAGATGAAATAGTAAACGATGCATCAAGACAACTGCTCGCTCAAGAAGCGCTTACTCACGCACAAGCCGGCGCGGATATGGTTGCACCATCGGATATGTTCGACGGTCGTGTAAATGCGATTAGAGAAATGTTAGATAAAAATAATTTCCTCAATCTACCGATAATGTCGTACGCTGCAAAGTATGCATCGGGGTTTTACGGACCTTTCCGTGAGGCAGCCGAAAGCACGCCGCAATTCGGTGATAGGCGTTCGCACCAGATGGATCCTGCAAACTCTGACGAAGCGTTACGCGAAGTTGAAGCCGATATCGAGGAAGGCGCTGATATAGTTATGGTAAAACCTGCACTTCCCTATCTCGATATAATCAGAAGAGTGAAAGACACATTCAACATACCTATTGCTGCCTACAATGTTAGCGGTGAATACTCGATGATCAAAGCCGCGGGAAAGATGGGCTGGATCGACGAAGAAAGAGTGATGCTGGAAGTATTAACAGGAATCAAACGCGCGGGCGCCGATATGATTTTAACTTATTTTGCCAAGGATGC
Protein-coding regions in this window:
- a CDS encoding alpha/beta fold hydrolase; translated protein: MKANINGTNISYTISGNSDGLPVVFIHGFPFNSSMWTPQIKSISVKYRAITFDVRGHGESDYDDGQFLIEFFVDDLIGLLDYLKIEKTVLVGLSMGGYIALRAIERNPERVAALVLCDTKSAADTNEVKIRRARQIQIVKSVGIARFAEDFLKSIFSEETFIRLLNIVDMIRNIVLKTSPLSVASTLIALAARTDTTQALPDIKVPTLIMVGEKDTLTTPADALEMKNRIPNSEMHIIPNAAHMSNLENTAAFNKHLFNFLQKIFK
- a CDS encoding VOC family protein; this translates as MQIDHFVLTVNDIEETIKFYKSVVGADVLDYEAWKSGGAKYPALLFTLQKIILHTPATKADINAANPQTGSADFCFHWDGNISAAVEHLAQHGVSVELGPVERIGTHGKGKSVFFRDPEGNLLEFISYLP
- the hemB gene encoding porphobilinogen synthase; its protein translation is MSNQINNFQRLRRTRMNPVIRSMVRETELSKNDFIYPLFAVPGNKFKKEVSSMPGVYQLSVDEIVRECVEVKTLGIPAVILFGIPEKKDEIGSGAYDPNGIIQQAVRAIKKEVPELYVITDVCLCEYTSHGHCGIVKGDEIVNDASRQLLAQEALTHAQAGADMVAPSDMFDGRVNAIREMLDKNNFLNLPIMSYAAKYASGFYGPFREAAESTPQFGDRRSHQMDPANSDEALREVEADIEEGADIVMVKPALPYLDIIRRVKDTFNIPIAAYNVSGEYSMIKAAGKMGWIDEERVMLEVLTGIKRAGADMILTYFAKDAAKLL